The proteins below come from a single uncultured Sunxiuqinia sp. genomic window:
- a CDS encoding TonB-dependent receptor — translation MRVTLTLLLIGIFQVSAINSYSQQTRISMNFSDTRISEVLNEIENQTNFYFLYNQDLINVNRKVSLSVDNQEVGAILDQLFMHTNVKYVIQDRQIILSNIDKNELSSQQINVSGSVQNIYGESLPGVTVVIRGTTIGTITDIDGYFVLKDVPNDAVLQFSFVGMKMQEVPVNGLNSFHIIMEEYAIGIEEVVAIGYGTMKKKDLTGSVVSMKSEEITIAPTSNVMEALQGKIAGMDIVKTSGRVGGDVDILLRGSRSIYGDNSPLFIIDGIPGSYSELNPSDIESVDVLKDASSTAIYGSAGSNGVVMITTKRGSEGKTVVNFDAYYGFSGEPEYFHGMIGDEWTGYQREAYRYLNGQYPADMSAILTDVDKLQAYNQGKWIDWVDEVAGSVATDEKYSLSIKGGTVKTKVFMSFSYNKQEGLLSNENLNKYAIRLNIDKEILPFATVGLTSNLTYTIRNNGVNNTFTKALSSFPLGDAYDANGNINYEYASNEYTPLGDFIPDQFVNNTRSTYFTSNAFIEISPIEGLSFRSVVSTTLSNFRQGQYWGAQCNANRPSYAGSPHAEIDNNYGYGYTWENILNYKTSIGQNHTLSATLVSSWNKSQSEFNTAGGSGQNLDSWSFYRLMSAAAPNVESGYTQTQKKSYAARVNYSFKGKYLITFSNRNDGVSWLSAGHKWDNFPAGAFGWRVSEEPFMLRYKNWLDNLKLRVGYGVTGNSGGVGAYGTTTTPYAYSSWGVSADGQIAPFTQYTGTYGNPGLGWEKSYNFNFGLDFSFNNSRISGSIDWFNTNTDGLLFKRKMPITSGVTGWGSPLISWQNIAETSNNGIELSLTSRNVETKDFSWNTTLSFTWSKEKIESLPSGDLISENLFEGSPIHSLYDYKYEGIWSSSISKETSDAYGVKPGWIMVETVPQVDEEGISDDGIHKYSEGDKQILGHTNPDYIVGLNNSFDYKDFDLTVFAMARYGQTIESDLLGWYTAKLSNQIAGADYWTEDNQNAYYPVPGSGDEQSVMSALRYRDGSFIKIKNITLGYTLPQRAVRIPYLDKCRVYVTAYNPFLYVKNDQLKGTDPETGGADSFPLYKQYVFGVNITF, via the coding sequence ATGAGAGTAACACTAACCCTTCTGCTAATCGGAATTTTTCAGGTTTCAGCGATCAATAGCTATTCGCAACAAACTCGGATCTCCATGAACTTCTCCGACACACGTATTTCAGAAGTACTGAATGAAATTGAGAATCAAACTAATTTCTATTTTCTCTATAATCAGGATTTGATTAATGTCAACCGAAAAGTTAGTTTGAGTGTAGACAACCAGGAGGTTGGAGCTATTCTCGATCAGTTGTTTATGCATACCAATGTCAAATATGTGATCCAAGACAGACAGATTATCCTGTCCAATATTGATAAAAATGAGCTGTCATCACAGCAAATCAATGTAAGTGGATCAGTCCAGAACATTTATGGAGAGTCACTTCCCGGGGTTACTGTAGTTATTAGAGGCACTACCATTGGAACAATAACTGATATCGATGGATATTTTGTTTTGAAAGATGTTCCTAATGATGCTGTTCTCCAATTTTCTTTCGTAGGAATGAAGATGCAGGAAGTGCCTGTTAATGGGCTAAATTCATTCCATATTATCATGGAAGAATATGCTATTGGGATTGAAGAGGTGGTTGCTATTGGTTATGGGACAATGAAAAAGAAAGACTTAACCGGATCGGTTGTGTCAATGAAGAGTGAAGAAATTACCATTGCTCCAACAAGTAACGTAATGGAGGCCCTGCAAGGAAAAATTGCAGGTATGGATATTGTCAAAACCAGTGGCAGAGTTGGAGGTGATGTTGATATTCTTTTAAGAGGTAGTCGTTCCATTTATGGAGATAATTCACCGCTCTTTATTATTGATGGAATTCCAGGAAGCTATAGCGAGTTGAATCCTTCGGATATTGAGAGCGTCGATGTTTTAAAAGATGCTTCTTCAACAGCAATTTATGGTTCAGCGGGCTCAAATGGTGTGGTTATGATTACAACTAAACGTGGAAGCGAAGGAAAAACTGTTGTGAATTTCGATGCTTATTATGGTTTTAGTGGTGAACCCGAGTATTTTCACGGAATGATTGGTGATGAATGGACTGGCTATCAAAGAGAAGCTTATAGATATTTGAATGGTCAGTATCCGGCTGATATGTCAGCAATATTGACAGACGTCGATAAATTACAAGCTTATAATCAGGGGAAATGGATTGACTGGGTGGATGAAGTGGCCGGAAGTGTGGCAACCGATGAGAAATACAGTTTGTCAATCAAAGGCGGAACCGTAAAGACAAAAGTCTTTATGTCATTTTCATACAATAAACAAGAAGGATTGTTAAGCAATGAAAATTTGAATAAATATGCTATTCGGTTAAATATTGACAAAGAGATTCTGCCTTTTGCAACAGTTGGCTTAACGTCTAATCTGACTTATACGATTCGTAATAATGGTGTGAATAATACCTTTACAAAGGCTTTAAGTTCATTTCCGCTGGGAGATGCTTATGATGCAAATGGAAACATTAATTACGAATACGCCTCCAATGAATATACACCACTTGGTGACTTCATTCCCGACCAATTTGTCAATAATACGCGTAGCACTTATTTTACCTCCAATGCCTTTATTGAAATCAGTCCAATCGAAGGACTAAGTTTCCGATCTGTCGTAAGTACAACTCTTTCAAATTTTAGGCAAGGACAATATTGGGGAGCCCAGTGTAATGCTAACAGACCTTCATATGCGGGGTCTCCTCACGCTGAAATTGATAACAACTATGGTTATGGCTATACGTGGGAAAATATTCTGAATTACAAAACATCAATTGGTCAAAATCATACCTTATCTGCGACTTTAGTTTCTTCGTGGAATAAAAGTCAGAGTGAGTTTAACACGGCTGGTGGCAGTGGTCAGAATCTTGACTCCTGGAGCTTTTATCGTTTGATGTCTGCTGCCGCGCCCAATGTTGAATCAGGTTATACTCAAACGCAAAAAAAATCGTATGCCGCACGTGTGAACTATTCATTTAAAGGGAAATATCTGATTACGTTCTCTAATCGCAATGATGGTGTTTCCTGGTTATCTGCCGGACATAAATGGGATAACTTTCCGGCAGGTGCTTTTGGGTGGCGTGTGTCAGAAGAGCCTTTCATGTTGAGGTATAAGAATTGGCTAGATAATCTGAAGTTGAGGGTTGGTTATGGTGTTACTGGTAACTCTGGTGGAGTAGGTGCTTATGGTACCACAACAACACCTTATGCCTACTCTTCTTGGGGAGTATCAGCAGACGGCCAAATCGCGCCTTTTACGCAATATACAGGTACTTATGGAAATCCAGGGCTAGGTTGGGAAAAATCATATAACTTTAACTTCGGATTGGATTTTTCATTTAACAATAGTCGGATCAGTGGAAGTATAGATTGGTTCAATACAAATACCGATGGATTATTGTTTAAACGGAAAATGCCTATCACTAGTGGTGTTACTGGATGGGGGTCACCACTTATCAGCTGGCAGAATATTGCCGAAACCAGCAACAACGGAATCGAACTATCTTTAACTTCCAGAAATGTCGAAACCAAAGATTTTTCGTGGAATACCACACTCTCTTTTACTTGGAGTAAAGAAAAAATTGAATCACTTCCCAGTGGTGATTTAATTTCAGAAAATTTGTTTGAAGGAAGTCCTATTCACTCTCTGTACGATTATAAGTATGAAGGTATCTGGAGCTCATCAATATCAAAGGAAACATCGGATGCTTATGGGGTTAAACCAGGTTGGATTATGGTTGAAACAGTACCTCAGGTAGATGAAGAAGGAATAAGTGATGATGGCATTCATAAGTACAGCGAAGGCGATAAGCAAATCTTGGGACATACGAACCCGGACTACATTGTGGGGCTTAATAACTCGTTTGACTATAAAGACTTTGACCTGACTGTATTTGCGATGGCCCGTTATGGTCAAACGATTGAAAGTGACCTGCTAGGATGGTATACTGCTAAATTGAGCAACCAAATTGCAGGTGCTGACTATTGGACCGAGGATAATCAGAACGCTTATTACCCAGTGCCAGGCAGTGGAGATGAACAAAGTGTGATGAGTGCTTTGCGTTACCGAGATGGTTCATTCATCAAAATTAAAAATATCACGCTTGGTTACACCTTGCCCCAAAGAGCTGTTCGAATTCCTTATTTGGATAAATGTCGAGTTTATGTAACAGCATATAATCCATTCCTTTATGTGAAGAATGACCAGCTAAAAGGAACGGATCCGGAGACTGGTGGGGCTGATTCGTTCCCGTTATACAAACAATATGTATTTGGTGTTAACATTACTTTTTAA
- a CDS encoding RagB/SusD family nutrient uptake outer membrane protein, with protein MKDILYKGIATIVILSMFFSSCSLEEENPGGFTMEITASTLDGYQTLINQCYFAMERYFYGTDNWMTLTEGNTDLWTYQANKSTSWTQWFWFYAGAAPNTTYTNNWWNGTYDGIGSCNNAIALADLAPFRSEDDRNKVVAEAHFLRAIYYFNAVEQFGDVTLITEPVSDIDFHPERTDPLTVYKEVIIPDLEFAFQWLPVGDYSTTTRPTQKAALGFLAKVCLQTVEYDESKEYAAKALKYAKMLIEDSEAGGTQYNAYMYSTYDEVFAEENNWANKEALWKHRWYSGEDGHGSSNGNYKLNRNNEYFYCKVTNFGARVDNQETRLAWGGYPSGIFMPSQHLLNLYVQRDGSLDPRFHKSFQTEWDANSEYTWDEAAVNKYDRESSVLGQTLEVGDKAIKFIMPQDDNYEDEAASKLSKPYLVVDYKDVYHDENNNINMTYAYSNPSEGYTADGASENLFNYFYPSLTKHNSSNYYVANESKKRNGNLNATFMMRMAEVYLIAAEADIYVNGGSGALAYINKTRERAGAGLLSRTPNLQDVLDERGRELCGEYCRFYDLKRTGMFDDKIYLEETHPDLAQFFKPEYALRPIPTTYSATLEDGGSYYQNPGY; from the coding sequence ATGAAAGATATATTATATAAAGGAATAGCAACAATTGTAATTCTAAGCATGTTTTTCTCATCATGCTCACTAGAAGAAGAGAATCCAGGCGGATTTACAATGGAAATAACAGCTTCAACGCTGGATGGATACCAAACCCTGATTAATCAATGTTATTTTGCTATGGAACGCTACTTCTATGGGACAGATAACTGGATGACTTTAACGGAAGGGAATACTGACCTTTGGACTTATCAGGCCAATAAATCGACCTCATGGACACAATGGTTTTGGTTTTATGCTGGTGCCGCTCCAAACACAACATATACCAATAACTGGTGGAATGGGACTTATGATGGTATTGGCTCTTGTAACAATGCTATTGCTTTAGCCGACTTAGCTCCTTTTCGTTCGGAAGATGATCGAAATAAAGTGGTTGCAGAGGCTCACTTTTTGCGGGCGATTTACTATTTTAATGCCGTTGAGCAGTTTGGTGACGTTACGCTAATAACGGAGCCTGTATCTGATATTGATTTTCATCCAGAACGTACTGATCCATTAACTGTTTATAAAGAGGTAATCATTCCTGATTTAGAATTTGCCTTTCAATGGCTGCCAGTGGGTGATTATAGTACAACTACTCGTCCAACGCAAAAAGCGGCATTGGGATTTCTGGCTAAAGTATGCTTGCAAACTGTCGAGTATGATGAGTCAAAAGAATATGCAGCGAAAGCGCTGAAATATGCTAAAATGTTGATTGAGGACTCGGAGGCTGGAGGCACGCAGTACAATGCTTACATGTACTCAACTTACGACGAAGTTTTTGCCGAAGAAAACAACTGGGCCAATAAAGAAGCTCTTTGGAAACACCGATGGTACTCTGGTGAAGACGGACATGGATCAAGTAATGGTAATTACAAATTGAATCGTAATAATGAGTATTTCTATTGTAAAGTAACCAATTTTGGAGCTCGCGTTGATAATCAGGAAACACGTTTGGCTTGGGGAGGATATCCTTCAGGCATATTTATGCCTTCTCAGCATCTGTTAAACCTATATGTACAAAGGGACGGTTCATTAGATCCCCGGTTCCATAAGTCATTTCAAACAGAATGGGATGCCAATAGCGAATATACTTGGGATGAAGCTGCTGTAAATAAATATGACCGAGAAAGCTCCGTGTTGGGACAAACACTTGAAGTGGGAGATAAGGCTATCAAGTTCATCATGCCTCAGGACGATAACTATGAGGATGAAGCTGCTTCAAAATTATCAAAACCATATCTGGTTGTTGACTATAAGGATGTGTATCATGATGAAAACAACAACATTAACATGACCTATGCTTACTCCAATCCGTCAGAAGGGTATACAGCAGATGGTGCTTCAGAGAACCTGTTCAATTATTTCTATCCTTCGTTAACCAAGCATAATAGCAGTAACTATTATGTAGCTAACGAATCAAAAAAACGCAATGGGAACCTGAATGCGACATTTATGATGCGAATGGCCGAAGTTTACTTGATTGCTGCAGAAGCTGATATTTATGTTAATGGCGGTTCGGGGGCCTTAGCTTATATTAATAAAACAAGAGAAAGAGCAGGTGCCGGCTTGTTAAGTAGAACTCCGAACTTGCAAGATGTTTTAGATGAGAGAGGTCGTGAGTTGTGTGGTGAATATTGTCGTTTTTACGATTTAAAACGAACAGGTATGTTTGACGATAAAATTTATCTGGAAGAAACACACCCTGATTTGGCTCAATTCTTCAAACCCGAATACGCGTTAAGACCAATTCCAACGACTTATTCCGCAACGCTCGAAGATGGAGGTAGTTATTATCAGAATCCAGGCTATTGA
- a CDS encoding family 78 glycoside hydrolase catalytic domain, which yields MKSKNRILFFLGVLILLFSNYSYAQIQIQDLTCEHLTNPLAIDVLEPRLSWQLAGDERGIEQTAYQVVVASTREKLNHNEGDLWNSGKVESDQSINVVYDGVELKSKMDCFWKVKVWTNKGESTWSESANWSIGLLFYNEWWGRWIGFDRPFPWDDNSFHSRLSARYLRKEFEVKKPIKQAKVYLMGLGLYELYFNGQKIGDQVLAPVPTDYDENVKYNVFDVTDQLKSGDNAVGIILGNGRYYTMRQHYKPYKIKNFGFPKLMFHMEIEYEDGTKAYVLSNNSWKGTADGPILSNNEYDGEEYDARKEMPGWNKVGFDDKDWLEPEYVQVPNGTFEAQMTPNMKVMESIKPVSVTMIGEDRYILDLGQNIAGWMKMTVQGDAGDTVQLRFAEVLQDNGELFTANLRDAKATDIYILKGGEKETWEPRFVYHGFQFVEITGYPGVPTVDDFVGQVVYDEMETTGTFETSNPIINQVFKNSYWGIRGNYKGMPVDCPQRNERQPWLGDRSTGCYGESFIFGNEMLYSKWLDDIGYSQKENGAISDVVPNFWRYYSDNMTWPGTYLMVADMLHRQYADVRPIKEHYQSIKKWMDYMKDRYMNEDYIVTQDRYGDWCVPPVTIEAGRGKSADKKHPRELISTAYYYYYLGLMEKFALLSGKGSDVAEFRDLAQHIKEGFNRKFYLTEKAGYGENILTDNLLALQMGLVPEENHEAVFSTIVDIILNRNNGHLSTGLIGTQWLMRALTENGRADIAYQLATNTTYPSWGYMIENGATAIWELWNGNTAAPHMNSYNHVMMLGDLIIWDYEHLAGIKSSTENSGFKEIVMKPEFVEGLNFVNASYQSVYGEISSEWQKDRSTIEWKLTVPANTKAKVYIPAKSATDITESGVELFQANGVNYLYQEGARALLEVGSGEYYFQFKR from the coding sequence ATGAAATCAAAAAATCGAATATTGTTTTTTTTAGGAGTGCTAATTCTTCTATTCTCAAATTATAGTTACGCCCAGATTCAAATCCAGGATTTAACCTGTGAGCATTTAACCAATCCACTGGCCATTGATGTGCTTGAACCACGTTTGAGTTGGCAATTAGCTGGTGATGAACGTGGGATTGAGCAAACGGCATATCAGGTTGTTGTTGCTTCTACAAGGGAGAAGCTGAATCACAATGAGGGTGACTTGTGGAATTCAGGAAAAGTTGAGTCCGATCAATCAATCAATGTTGTATACGATGGTGTTGAATTGAAAAGCAAGATGGATTGTTTTTGGAAGGTAAAAGTGTGGACCAATAAAGGGGAATCGACTTGGAGCGAGTCTGCCAATTGGTCAATTGGCTTACTTTTTTATAATGAATGGTGGGGACGATGGATTGGATTCGACCGCCCTTTCCCCTGGGATGATAACAGCTTTCACTCACGGCTTTCAGCACGATATCTCAGAAAGGAGTTTGAAGTAAAGAAACCAATTAAACAGGCGAAGGTCTATCTGATGGGCTTAGGACTCTACGAACTGTATTTTAATGGCCAAAAGATTGGTGATCAGGTATTGGCTCCGGTTCCAACCGATTACGATGAAAATGTCAAGTACAATGTGTTTGATGTGACTGATCAGTTGAAATCGGGCGATAACGCTGTTGGTATTATTCTCGGAAATGGACGTTACTATACCATGCGTCAGCATTACAAACCGTATAAAATCAAAAATTTTGGATTCCCGAAGTTGATGTTTCATATGGAAATTGAATATGAGGATGGCACGAAAGCCTACGTTCTTTCAAACAATAGCTGGAAAGGAACTGCTGATGGACCAATTTTGTCGAATAATGAATACGATGGCGAAGAATACGACGCCCGCAAGGAAATGCCAGGTTGGAATAAGGTTGGCTTTGATGATAAAGATTGGCTGGAGCCTGAATATGTGCAAGTGCCAAACGGAACATTTGAAGCCCAAATGACTCCCAATATGAAGGTGATGGAGAGTATTAAGCCCGTTTCTGTGACTATGATTGGAGAAGATCGATATATTCTGGATTTGGGGCAAAATATCGCTGGTTGGATGAAAATGACTGTTCAGGGAGACGCTGGCGACACGGTTCAACTTCGATTTGCCGAGGTGCTGCAAGATAATGGCGAACTGTTTACCGCAAATCTGCGCGATGCCAAGGCGACTGATATTTATATTTTAAAGGGAGGTGAGAAGGAAACCTGGGAACCTCGTTTTGTTTATCATGGTTTTCAGTTTGTTGAAATAACGGGCTACCCGGGAGTGCCAACGGTTGATGATTTTGTAGGGCAAGTGGTTTACGATGAAATGGAAACCACAGGTACTTTCGAAACTTCAAACCCTATTATCAATCAAGTATTTAAAAATTCTTATTGGGGAATTCGTGGTAATTATAAAGGCATGCCGGTTGATTGCCCTCAACGAAACGAGCGTCAGCCATGGTTGGGAGATCGTTCCACCGGTTGTTATGGCGAGAGTTTTATTTTCGGAAATGAGATGCTTTACTCCAAATGGCTTGATGATATTGGCTATTCGCAGAAGGAAAATGGTGCAATTAGTGATGTTGTTCCAAACTTTTGGCGGTACTACTCTGATAACATGACCTGGCCGGGAACTTACCTGATGGTGGCAGATATGCTTCATAGACAATACGCCGATGTTCGTCCGATAAAGGAGCACTACCAGTCGATAAAAAAATGGATGGATTACATGAAAGACCGCTATATGAATGAGGATTACATCGTCACTCAGGATCGTTATGGTGATTGGTGTGTGCCACCTGTTACAATTGAAGCTGGCCGCGGAAAAAGCGCTGATAAAAAGCACCCTCGGGAGTTGATTTCAACCGCTTACTATTATTACTACCTCGGCTTGATGGAGAAATTTGCACTTCTCTCTGGAAAGGGAAGCGATGTTGCTGAATTTCGGGATTTGGCTCAACATATTAAAGAAGGGTTCAATCGAAAATTCTATTTGACCGAAAAGGCTGGCTACGGCGAAAATATATTAACCGACAACCTGTTGGCACTTCAAATGGGGCTCGTTCCTGAAGAAAATCACGAGGCTGTTTTTAGTACCATTGTCGATATTATTCTGAATAGAAATAATGGACATTTAAGTACGGGATTGATCGGAACACAGTGGTTGATGCGGGCACTAACAGAAAACGGAAGAGCCGATATTGCCTATCAGCTAGCTACAAATACGACTTATCCCAGCTGGGGATACATGATTGAAAATGGGGCGACAGCCATTTGGGAACTTTGGAATGGAAACACAGCGGCACCACATATGAATTCATACAACCACGTGATGATGTTGGGCGATTTGATTATTTGGGATTATGAGCATTTAGCAGGAATTAAATCAAGTACCGAGAATTCTGGTTTTAAGGAGATTGTGATGAAGCCTGAATTTGTTGAGGGATTGAATTTTGTGAATGCGAGCTATCAATCCGTTTATGGTGAAATTAGCAGCGAATGGCAAAAGGATAGATCGACAATCGAATGGAAACTGACGGTGCCTGCCAATACCAAAGCCAAAGTTTATATTCCGGCAAAATCGGCTACTGATATTACAGAAAGCGGGGTAGAACTATTTCAGGCTAATGGCGTGAATTATCTCTACCAAGAAGGAGCTCGTGCATTACTTGAAGTTGGATCAGGGGAGTATTATTTTCAGTTTAAACGATAA
- a CDS encoding AraC family transcriptional regulator produces MEYVFEKIYVPHQHSFITREMELTKNSSRVHSHKNFELNFILSGAGKRIVGNNISSFERNDLVLLGPNLPHCWEILQTTKQALPKCIVIHFYENLISSDFFNKPELEKIVDLLRQAEAGIFFYGSRIPKIKSILKELTTQQGLNSYISLLRIFNLLIECDKREYLSQQPISNTAFDKDFNQINKIYEYVFQHIQEEIKLNEVASLLNMAPGSFCRFFKKKTHLTFMEYVIKIRIGYAAKMLAETEKQITEIGYDCGYNNLANFNHYFKKIMGKTPSEYRKEFR; encoded by the coding sequence ATGGAATACGTTTTTGAAAAAATATATGTTCCCCATCAGCATTCGTTCATTACTCGTGAAATGGAGTTGACAAAAAACTCATCTCGTGTACATTCGCATAAAAACTTTGAGCTAAATTTCATTCTATCAGGAGCCGGTAAAAGAATTGTAGGCAACAACATATCCAGTTTTGAGCGAAACGATCTGGTGCTACTAGGCCCCAACCTGCCCCATTGCTGGGAAATACTCCAAACCACCAAACAAGCTCTGCCCAAATGCATTGTCATTCATTTTTATGAAAATCTAATTTCTTCTGACTTCTTTAACAAGCCAGAACTTGAAAAAATTGTTGATCTTTTGAGACAAGCCGAAGCGGGCATCTTTTTTTATGGCTCCAGAATCCCAAAGATCAAGTCGATTTTAAAAGAGCTAACCACTCAACAAGGATTGAATAGTTATATTAGTTTATTACGTATTTTCAATTTATTAATTGAATGTGACAAACGGGAGTACCTCTCACAGCAGCCCATCTCCAACACCGCATTCGACAAAGACTTCAACCAAATCAACAAAATATACGAATACGTATTTCAACACATTCAGGAGGAAATTAAGTTGAATGAAGTTGCCTCGTTACTCAATATGGCTCCCGGATCGTTTTGTCGTTTTTTTAAAAAGAAAACCCATCTCACCTTTATGGAATATGTCATCAAAATCAGGATTGGCTATGCCGCCAAAATGTTAGCTGAAACCGAAAAGCAAATTACTGAAATTGGCTACGATTGCGGATACAACAACCTGGCGAACTTTAACCACTATTTTAAAAAGATAATGGGAAAAACGCCGTCGGAGTATCGGAAAGAATTTAGGTAG
- a CDS encoding sialidase family protein encodes MKKNSVLIVLFCLIVVFAGCASQEERTFKEGIVLEEFIYETAPFPSSHAGTIVETTDGTLVTSWFGGTYERDPDVCIYVSRKVDGEWTEPQNVADGIQNDTLRYPTWNPVLFQVPNGELQLYYKIGAHPDNWEGWMKISEDGGVTWSEAIALPDGIIGPVKNKPVLIDGKIISPTSTEEDGWRVYFEISDDLGETWRKTELINDGYDIIAIQPSILEYPDGRLQALTRSKNRAVLQSWSDDRGETWSEMTKTSLPQNNSGTDAVTLSDGRQLLVYNHVLPPGEKVKGGRSPLNVAVTKDGEHWMAALELEDEPEQRFSYPAVIQTNDGMIHILYTWKRVKMKHVVVDPSKMELTPIVDGQWPEKSE; translated from the coding sequence ATGAAAAAAAATAGTGTACTAATTGTCCTCTTTTGCTTAATTGTTGTATTTGCTGGGTGTGCTTCCCAAGAGGAGCGTACATTCAAAGAAGGTATCGTTTTGGAGGAGTTTATTTACGAAACGGCTCCGTTCCCCTCGAGCCATGCCGGAACTATTGTTGAAACCACCGATGGAACATTGGTTACCTCTTGGTTTGGCGGTACTTATGAGCGTGATCCGGACGTTTGCATTTATGTGAGCCGAAAAGTTGATGGCGAGTGGACAGAGCCTCAGAACGTAGCAGATGGTATTCAGAATGATACGCTTCGTTATCCAACCTGGAATCCGGTGTTGTTTCAGGTACCCAATGGCGAATTACAACTCTACTATAAGATTGGCGCACACCCTGATAATTGGGAAGGATGGATGAAAATTTCGGAAGATGGAGGTGTGACTTGGTCAGAAGCGATAGCATTGCCCGATGGTATTATTGGGCCGGTAAAAAACAAACCGGTGTTAATTGACGGAAAGATCATCAGTCCGACAAGTACAGAGGAAGATGGATGGCGAGTATACTTTGAGATTTCGGATGATCTCGGAGAAACCTGGCGTAAAACAGAGCTCATCAACGATGGCTACGATATTATTGCTATTCAACCCAGCATATTGGAGTATCCTGATGGAAGATTACAGGCATTGACTCGAAGTAAAAACCGGGCTGTTTTGCAGTCCTGGTCTGATGATCGGGGCGAGACCTGGTCGGAAATGACCAAAACTTCGTTGCCACAGAACAACTCGGGAACCGATGCCGTGACACTTTCCGATGGCAGACAATTGTTGGTTTATAACCATGTGTTGCCTCCCGGCGAAAAGGTAAAAGGCGGACGTTCACCGCTTAATGTGGCAGTAACTAAAGATGGCGAACATTGGATGGCAGCGCTTGAATTGGAAGATGAGCCGGAACAGCGTTTTTCGTATCCGGCGGTTATTCAAACCAACGATGGAATGATCCACATTTTGTACACATGGAAACGAGTTAAGATGAAACATGTGGTTGTCGATCCTTCTAAAATGGAACTCACTCCAATTGTTGATGGACAATGGCCTGAAAAATCAGAATAA
- a CDS encoding dihydrodipicolinate synthase family protein produces the protein MKPNFSMPLKGIVPPLVTPLLDNDTLDVDGLERLIERTISGGVHGLFLLGTTGEFASLSYKIREELIERSCKLVNGRVPVLVGISDSAFTESLNLANKAAEYGADAVVITPPYYFSASQPELLEYLERIMQHMPLPLFIYNMPVHTKVSFAPETVKAAANIPGIIGMKDSSANLAYFNQISYLLQDRPDFTFMVGPEEIMSQFVLLGGHGGVNGGANMFPKLYVDLYNASAACDFDKIIPLQQKVMQISSTIYSVGQYGSSYLKGLKCALSVMGVCSDFMAEPFHKFNAPERKKIQKALDELNYKELL, from the coding sequence ATGAAACCAAATTTTTCGATGCCATTAAAAGGAATAGTTCCTCCGTTGGTAACTCCTTTGCTTGATAATGACACACTAGATGTTGACGGGCTGGAACGCCTGATTGAACGGACAATTTCAGGCGGTGTACATGGGCTTTTCCTGTTGGGAACAACGGGCGAATTTGCCAGCTTATCATACAAAATTCGTGAAGAGTTGATTGAACGAAGCTGCAAGCTGGTCAACGGGCGAGTGCCTGTTTTGGTCGGCATTTCAGATTCAGCTTTCACCGAAAGTTTAAACTTGGCCAACAAGGCTGCCGAGTATGGTGCTGATGCAGTTGTGATTACTCCTCCTTATTATTTTAGCGCTAGCCAACCTGAGTTGTTGGAATATCTGGAGCGAATTATGCAGCACATGCCACTTCCTTTATTCATTTATAATATGCCGGTGCACACAAAGGTTTCGTTTGCTCCAGAAACGGTAAAAGCAGCAGCCAATATTCCCGGAATTATTGGGATGAAGGACAGTTCTGCAAACCTGGCGTATTTCAATCAAATTAGTTATTTGTTGCAGGACCGTCCTGACTTTACGTTCATGGTTGGCCCTGAGGAGATCATGTCTCAGTTCGTACTTTTAGGTGGTCATGGTGGTGTGAATGGCGGTGCAAATATGTTCCCTAAATTGTATGTCGATTTATACAATGCCTCTGCAGCTTGCGATTTCGATAAGATTATTCCGCTTCAGCAAAAGGTAATGCAAATTAGTAGTACTATTTATAGTGTTGGACAGTATGGTTCCAGTTACCTGAAAGGCTTGAAATGTGCGCTGTCTGTAATGGGTGTTTGCAGTGATTTTATGGCAGAGCCATTTCATAAATTCAATGCTCCTGAACGTAAAAAAATTCAAAAAGCATTGGATGAGCTAAATTACAAAGAGCTCTTGTAG